One Pseudomonadota bacterium genomic window, ATGGATACCAAATGGATATGTTTGGAACAATAAATAATGCACCGGAAATACCTGACATTGAAGAGCTTTCTTATGATGAAATCCTGCGGGGCGAAAAGGAAGCCCTTGGTTTCTACTTCAGTGAACATCCTCTGAAATCTTATGAAAACATCATAAAGCAAATAACCACTTTTGATACCCAAAACATAAAAGAGATGGAGACCACAGAAGATGTAAATATCGTTGGGATAGTTAACGGATATAAAGAAATAGTCACAAAAAAAGGCGATAGAATGGCATACATAACATTAGAAGATACTAAAGGTATAATTGAAGCAATTATTTTCCCTGATTTATTTTCTAAACATCTATTCGTTATTAAAAGCGATAAACCATTATTTATAAATGGAACGGTGGAAAGAACTGAAGAAGGTAATACCAGGATAATAGCAAAAAATATAGCATTGCTTGAAGATGTAACAAATGGGATGAGAACGATGATAAAAATAAAAATCAATTGTGAAATATTCAAGAAAGAGGATCTAAGAAAATTAAAAGATATCCTGTATAGTTTGAAGGGAAACTCTAAGGTTGCTCTTGAATTTCAATTGAATGGAGAAAAACATTATTTCAATATCCAAAACCTGAGGGTTGACCACAATAAGATGGACGTGTTATTAAAACATTTTAAGGACAGCATAGACTATGAGGTATTAGATGAGATACTATCTTGATTTTGAAAAAAGACTTGAATCTTTAGAGAGAAGAATAGATGAGATAAAAAGGTTTTATGATATAAATGATCCTCATTATTCTAAAGAGATATTGTATATCTCTAAAAAAATTTATAAATTTGAAAAAGAAATATACGGGGATCTTACAAATTGGCAAAGGTCTCAAATCTCCAGACATTTAAATAGACCACACACACTGGACTATATAAACAGCCTATTTACTGACTTTACAGAACTTTACGGGGATAAAAAATATAAAGACGACCCGGCAATTGTTGTGGGATTTGCAAGATACGAGGAAATAAGCTTAGCGGTTGTTGGACACCAAAAAGGGAAAGATGTGAGGGAGATGGGTCTCAGAAACTTTGGTATGGCACACCCTGAAGGTTACAGAAAGGCAATGAGGATCATGGATTTAGCAAACAGGTGGGGGAAACCTATCATAACCTTTATAGATACTCCCGGGGCATTCCCTGGTATAGGAGCTGAAGAAAGAGGTCAAGCTGAGGCAATTGCTTCAAGCATATATTTTATGTTTTCTATGGATGTTCCAATAATCACCATAATTATAGGCGAAGGAGGCAGTGGAGGTGCATTAGCAATAGGAGTAGGTGACAGAATTTTGATGTTAGAAAATGCTACCTACTCTGTAATTTCACCAGAAGGTTGTGCAGCAATACTCTGGAGAGACGGTTCAAAAGGACCATTGGCCGCGGAAGCACTCAAACCAACATCATATGACCTTTTAAAACTCAATGTTATAGATGAAATTATTAAAGAACCATTTGGTGGAGCACATAGAAACTGGGAGCAGACCCTCTTTAATACAAAAAATTCACTAATAAAG contains:
- a CDS encoding acetyl-CoA carboxylase carboxyltransferase subunit alpha; the protein is MRYYLDFEKRLESLERRIDEIKRFYDINDPHYSKEILYISKKIYKFEKEIYGDLTNWQRSQISRHLNRPHTLDYINSLFTDFTELYGDKKYKDDPAIVVGFARYEEISLAVVGHQKGKDVREMGLRNFGMAHPEGYRKAMRIMDLANRWGKPIITFIDTPGAFPGIGAEERGQAEAIASSIYFMFSMDVPIITIIIGEGGSGGALAIGVGDRILMLENATYSVISPEGCAAILWRDGSKGPLAAEALKPTSYDLLKLNVIDEIIKEPFGGAHRNWEQTLFNTKNSLIKHLKELIKVHPEELKQERYEKFRKMGIFKETT